One Rhodanobacteraceae bacterium DNA segment encodes these proteins:
- the pntB gene encoding Re/Si-specific NAD(P)(+) transhydrogenase subunit beta → MSASLVTVAYIGAIILFILSLGGLSNPETSRRGNLYGMLGMTIAVLATVFGPRVTMAGVPWIVGAMVAGGAVGLYAARTVKMTQMPELVALMHSLVGLAACLVGFASYIDPSASEGLSGAEKTIHEIEIYVGILIGAVTFSGSIIAFGKLSGKIGGNPLLLPGRHWLNLIGLLVVIWFGHAFLNAHSVTDGMTPLIVMTTIALLFGIHMVMAIGGADMPVVVSMLNSYSGWAAAATGFMLSNDLLIVTGALVGSSGAILSYIMCNAMNRNFISVIAGGFGTTSGAKPAGAAQPAGDVVPISSTETAEMLRDSKSVIIVPGYGMAVAQAQHTVYEITKHLRENGVKIRFGIHPVAGRMPGHMNVLLAEAKVPYDIVLEMDELNDDFPSTDVAIVIGANDIVNPAAQDDPTSPIAGMPVLEVWKAKTSIVMKRSMASGYAGVDNPLFYKENNRMLFGDAKKMLDEVLVALKA, encoded by the coding sequence ATGTCTGCAAGTCTGGTTACTGTCGCCTACATCGGGGCCATCATTCTCTTCATCCTCAGCCTGGGCGGGCTGTCAAACCCGGAAACCTCCCGCCGCGGCAATCTCTACGGCATGCTGGGCATGACCATTGCCGTGCTGGCAACGGTCTTTGGGCCGCGTGTCACCATGGCGGGCGTTCCCTGGATCGTCGGCGCCATGGTCGCTGGCGGTGCGGTCGGGCTGTATGCCGCGCGCACCGTCAAGATGACCCAGATGCCGGAACTGGTGGCGCTGATGCACAGCCTGGTCGGCCTGGCCGCCTGCCTGGTCGGCTTTGCCAGCTATATCGATCCCTCGGCCTCCGAGGGACTCAGCGGCGCCGAGAAGACCATCCACGAGATCGAGATCTACGTCGGCATCCTGATTGGTGCCGTGACCTTCTCTGGTTCGATCATTGCCTTCGGCAAGCTCTCGGGCAAGATTGGTGGCAATCCCTTGCTGCTGCCGGGGCGTCACTGGCTCAATCTCATCGGTCTGCTGGTGGTGATCTGGTTCGGGCACGCCTTCCTCAACGCCCATTCGGTCACTGACGGCATGACGCCGCTGATCGTGATGACCACGATAGCGCTGCTCTTCGGCATCCACATGGTCATGGCGATTGGCGGTGCCGACATGCCGGTGGTGGTGTCGATGCTCAACAGTTACTCGGGATGGGCTGCCGCAGCCACCGGCTTCATGCTCAGCAACGATCTGCTGATCGTCACCGGCGCGCTGGTGGGATCGAGTGGCGCCATCCTCTCGTACATCATGTGCAACGCGATGAATCGCAATTTCATCAGCGTGATTGCCGGTGGCTTTGGCACCACCAGCGGCGCGAAGCCCGCTGGTGCGGCCCAGCCGGCCGGTGACGTGGTGCCGATCAGCAGCACCGAAACGGCCGAGATGCTGCGCGACTCCAAGAGCGTGATCATCGTTCCCGGCTACGGCATGGCCGTGGCGCAGGCCCAGCACACGGTGTACGAGATCACCAAGCATCTGCGCGAGAACGGCGTCAAGATCCGCTTCGGCATCCACCCGGTGGCCGGGCGCATGCCCGGGCACATGAATGTGCTGTTGGCTGAAGCCAAGGTGCCTTATGACATCGTGCTGGAAATGGACGAACTCAACGACGATTTCCCGAGTACGGACGTGGCGATCGTGATCGGCGCCAACGACATCGTCAATCCGGCCGCGCAGGACGACCCGACCAGCCCGATTGCTGGCATGCCGGTGCTGGAAGTGTGGAAGGCCAAGACCTCGATCGTCATGAAGCGGAGCATGGCTTCCGGTTATGCAGGTGTAGATAACCCATTGTTCTACAAAGAAAATAATCGGATGCTCTTTGGCGATGCCAAGAAGATGCTGGACGAGGTGCTGGTGGCTTTGAAGGCTTGA
- a CDS encoding Re/Si-specific NAD(P)(+) transhydrogenase subunit alpha, protein MSLTIGVPREVTAGEKRVATVPEVVEKLIKLGFQVAVESGAGEGANCSDDSYSAAGARIIPDPARLWAESDIVFKVGVPTTEEVGLLREGGTLIGFIWPAQNPELMQQLSARKATVLAIDCLPRMLSRAQKMDALTSQAGVAGYRAVIEAANAFGRFFNGQITAAGKVPPAKVFIAGAGVAGLAAIGTAAGLGAIVRANDTRAEVADQVVSLGGEFVKVDYEEEGSGGGGYAKVMSEGFQKAQREMYAKQAKEVDIIITTALIPGKPAPRLITAEMVQSMKPGSVIVDMAAERGGNCELTEPGQAVVKHGVTIVGYTDLTSRLAKQSSTLYANNLFRLSEELCKTKDGVIDVNMDDDAIRGLTVIKNGEVTWPPPAPKLPAATPAAKPAAPVQKKSGGHGKPSEPASATRTAVMFLVGAVIFGLIGYGAPSAFLAHFTVFVLACFVGYMVVWNVTPALHTPLMSVTNAISSIIAIGALIQVGPEGWIRWLAVAAIALTAVNMFGGFAVTQRMLQMFHK, encoded by the coding sequence ATGTCACTGACTATCGGAGTGCCACGAGAGGTCACGGCGGGCGAGAAGCGCGTTGCGACTGTTCCCGAAGTGGTCGAGAAATTGATCAAGCTGGGCTTCCAGGTTGCCGTTGAATCCGGCGCCGGCGAGGGGGCGAATTGCAGTGACGACAGCTACAGCGCCGCCGGCGCCCGGATCATCCCGGACCCGGCCCGGCTTTGGGCGGAATCGGACATCGTCTTCAAGGTTGGCGTTCCGACCACCGAGGAAGTCGGCTTGCTGCGCGAAGGCGGTACGCTGATCGGTTTCATCTGGCCGGCGCAGAATCCGGAATTGATGCAGCAGCTGAGCGCCAGGAAGGCCACCGTGCTGGCCATCGATTGCCTGCCGCGCATGCTCAGCCGCGCCCAGAAGATGGACGCGCTGACCTCGCAGGCCGGCGTCGCCGGGTATCGCGCGGTGATTGAAGCCGCCAATGCCTTTGGTCGCTTCTTCAACGGCCAGATCACGGCCGCAGGCAAGGTGCCGCCGGCCAAGGTGTTCATCGCCGGCGCTGGCGTCGCTGGTCTGGCGGCGATCGGCACGGCAGCGGGCCTCGGTGCCATCGTGCGCGCCAATGACACCCGCGCCGAAGTGGCCGATCAGGTGGTGTCGCTGGGCGGCGAGTTCGTCAAGGTCGATTACGAAGAGGAAGGCTCCGGCGGCGGTGGCTACGCCAAGGTGATGAGCGAGGGCTTCCAGAAGGCCCAGCGCGAGATGTACGCCAAGCAGGCCAAGGAGGTGGACATCATCATCACCACCGCGCTGATCCCCGGCAAGCCCGCCCCCAGGCTGATCACGGCCGAGATGGTCCAGAGCATGAAGCCCGGCAGCGTGATCGTCGACATGGCGGCCGAACGCGGCGGCAACTGCGAGCTGACCGAGCCCGGCCAGGCCGTGGTCAAGCACGGGGTGACCATCGTCGGATACACCGATCTGACCAGCCGACTGGCCAAGCAGTCATCGACGCTCTACGCCAACAACCTGTTCCGTCTCAGCGAAGAGCTGTGCAAGACCAAGGATGGGGTCATTGACGTCAACATGGACGACGATGCCATCCGCGGCCTGACGGTCATCAAGAACGGCGAAGTGACCTGGCCGCCGCCGGCGCCCAAGTTGCCCGCGGCCACGCCAGCCGCCAAGCCGGCCGCACCGGTGCAGAAGAAGAGTGGTGGCCACGGCAAGCCCAGCGAGCCGGCCTCGGCGACCCGAACTGCCGTGATGTTCCTGGTCGGCGCCGTGATTTTCGGGTTGATCGGCTATGGCGCACCTTCAGCCTTTCTGGCCCATTTCACGGTGTTCGTGCTGGCCTGCTTTGTCGGCTACATGGTGGTCTGGAACGTGACGCCCGCGCTGCACACGCCCTTGATGAGCGTCACCAACGCCATCAGCAGCATCATCGCCATCGGCGCCCTGATCCAGGTCGGGCCTGAAGGCTGGATTCGCTGGCTGGCGGTGGCGGCGATCGCGCTGACCGCGGTGAACATGTTCGGCGGATTCGCCGTCACGCAGCGCATGCTGCAGATGTTCCACAAGTAG
- a CDS encoding nitroreductase, producing MTIESKLRPLTDRQSTPQRFLGLPAPTEAELRALIEAAAKVSDHGRLRPWRLLLIHGEARDALGRALVDMRKARGDEMDEALLQKDLQRFSHAPVVIAVIARLTPDHKIPEVEQLLSAAALAQNLLIGACALGYGAIWLTGWPAYDEIALRILGVEAHEKVVGFIHIGTAQGEAPPRERPSYEQLVREWRPADMPAI from the coding sequence ATGACCATCGAATCCAAACTCAGGCCGCTGACCGATCGGCAGTCCACCCCGCAACGCTTCCTCGGCCTGCCAGCACCCACGGAAGCCGAACTGCGGGCCTTGATCGAGGCCGCCGCCAAGGTGTCCGATCACGGCCGCCTGCGTCCGTGGCGATTGTTGCTGATCCACGGCGAGGCCCGTGATGCACTCGGCCGGGCCCTGGTGGACATGCGCAAGGCCCGCGGCGACGAGATGGATGAAGCGCTGCTGCAGAAGGACCTGCAGCGCTTTTCCCACGCCCCGGTGGTCATCGCCGTGATTGCCAGGCTGACGCCGGATCACAAGATTCCGGAAGTCGAGCAATTGCTGTCGGCAGCGGCGCTGGCCCAGAACCTGCTGATCGGCGCCTGCGCCCTGGGCTATGGTGCCATCTGGCTGACCGGCTGGCCCGCCTACGACGAGATCGCGCTGCGCATTCTGGGTGTGGAAGCGCATGAGAAGGTCGTGGGCTTCATCCACATCGGCACCGCCCAGGGCGAGGCACCACCACGGGAACGGCCCAGTTACGAACAACTGGTCCGCGAATGGCGCCCCGCCGACATGCCAGCCATCTGA